From the genome of Mesorhizobium japonicum MAFF 303099, one region includes:
- a CDS encoding AraC family transcriptional regulator produces the protein MDILAEVLDRVRLGGTLLFHFELGHPWNLSLPARPYALFHYLSRGSATLALENGRELHMTEGDFVVVTRGEPHVIYSDRRTEPLPILDIDRLAGRLGLIRHGGGEQPLATMICGNFTVARPSRGSVLELLPPLLLLKPTEDGGWLEAILQRMVSEAAHARPGQGVALSRLTEVLFVEVLRSWIKSLDPGEGGWLGAMADPHIGPALQLIHERPDRPWTLGELGQSVGLGRSAFSARFTKLVGESMYRYLISRRMSEAAFLLETSDEGIARIAFRVGYETAAAFSKLFHRHHGLSPGRYRAARRSDGGRRQGGVLEAEVAD, from the coding sequence ATGGACATCCTCGCTGAAGTGCTCGATCGCGTTCGCCTTGGCGGAACCTTGCTGTTCCACTTCGAGCTCGGCCATCCCTGGAATCTGTCATTGCCGGCGCGCCCGTACGCCCTGTTCCATTATCTCAGCCGTGGCTCGGCTACCCTCGCGCTCGAAAATGGACGAGAACTCCACATGACCGAGGGCGACTTTGTTGTCGTCACGCGTGGCGAGCCCCATGTGATCTACTCGGATCGCCGGACAGAGCCGTTACCGATTCTCGACATCGATCGACTGGCTGGGCGTCTTGGCCTCATTCGTCACGGAGGCGGCGAGCAACCGCTCGCGACGATGATCTGTGGCAATTTCACTGTGGCGCGGCCCTCGCGCGGCAGCGTGTTGGAATTGCTGCCGCCCCTGCTTCTCCTGAAGCCGACGGAAGACGGCGGATGGCTCGAGGCGATTCTGCAACGCATGGTGAGCGAGGCGGCGCACGCGCGTCCCGGCCAAGGAGTTGCACTCTCACGACTGACAGAAGTGCTCTTCGTCGAGGTGCTGCGAAGCTGGATCAAGTCGCTCGACCCCGGGGAAGGCGGTTGGCTGGGGGCGATGGCGGACCCGCACATAGGACCGGCCCTTCAGTTGATCCACGAACGACCGGATCGACCCTGGACGCTTGGCGAACTCGGGCAAAGCGTGGGACTTGGTCGTTCGGCGTTTTCGGCCCGCTTCACCAAGCTCGTCGGCGAGTCCATGTACCGTTATCTGATCTCACGCCGGATGTCGGAGGCCGCATTTCTGCTCGAAACGAGCGACGAGGGGATAGCACGGATTGCGTTCCGTGTCGGCTATGAGACCGCGGCCGCGTTTTCGAAGCTGTTCCATCGACATCACGGCCTATCGCCTGGCCGTTACCGAGCGGCTCGCCGGTCTGACGGTGGCCGGAGGCAAGGGGGCGTTCTGGAAGCAGAAGTCGCCGATTGA
- a CDS encoding MipA/OmpV family protein, protein MFKMVCGLFAGRASIAAMAILFSTHSEMVLAADAIAVDTDADDTGDLTPPPDPSRFGRFEQKLADWHVVLGGGAIIVPKYEGSNEFKVMPVPFISATFLDTVRVDPTGANIAVYEHGPFELSARLGYDMGRKEDDADRLHGLGDVDMGAVVGAKAAVKLGPAKIYAQLDKTIGGSDGLEGTLGVEVTRPLSQSLIVGAGASVVFADEKYMQAYFGVTPEQSARSGLAQYDAGAGLKRADFSISATYMLNRNWMLRGQAGVGILMGDAADSPIVVNKVQPSGMLLVGYRF, encoded by the coding sequence ATGTTCAAAATGGTTTGTGGACTCTTCGCCGGCCGGGCCTCCATCGCGGCGATGGCAATCCTGTTTTCAACGCATTCTGAGATGGTGCTGGCGGCAGACGCCATTGCCGTCGATACCGATGCCGACGATACTGGGGACCTGACCCCGCCGCCCGATCCTTCGCGCTTCGGGCGCTTCGAACAGAAACTGGCCGACTGGCATGTCGTCCTGGGCGGCGGCGCCATCATCGTCCCCAAATATGAGGGCAGCAACGAGTTCAAGGTCATGCCGGTGCCTTTCATATCGGCGACGTTCCTCGACACGGTGAGGGTAGATCCGACGGGCGCCAACATCGCCGTCTATGAACACGGGCCGTTCGAACTCAGCGCGCGGCTTGGCTATGACATGGGCCGCAAGGAAGATGATGCCGATCGTCTGCACGGCCTGGGGGATGTCGACATGGGTGCGGTCGTCGGCGCCAAGGCAGCGGTGAAACTCGGTCCGGCGAAAATCTACGCGCAACTGGACAAGACCATCGGCGGCAGCGACGGCCTGGAGGGCACGCTTGGCGTCGAGGTGACGCGGCCTCTCTCCCAATCGCTGATTGTCGGCGCCGGCGCATCGGTCGTCTTCGCCGACGAAAAATACATGCAGGCCTATTTCGGCGTCACGCCGGAGCAATCGGCTCGCTCGGGGTTGGCCCAGTATGATGCCGGCGCAGGGTTGAAGCGCGCCGATTTTTCGATTTCCGCCACATATATGCTCAATCGCAACTGGATGTTGCGTGGCCAGGCGGGGGTCGGCATTCTTATGGGGGACGCTGCCGACAGCCCCATTGTCGTCAACAAGGTCCAGCCCTCGGGAATGCTTCTCGTCGGATATCGGTTTTGA
- a CDS encoding response regulator, with protein sequence MQAAASSGRIDLNAEFKSARQGPHILIVEDDIEIARMLGETLTENGMIVEIAGNGARMNAALRNQKFDLIVLDIMLPGENGLSICRRLRAHTNVPILMLTALGEEIDRIFGLEIGADDYVTKPFSARELTARIRALLRRTAYAPDERDRTKVLRFNGWRLDPVRRQLHDPSNARVATTTHEFDLLLAFCRNAGRVLSREELLSVTHAGLAGPIERSVDVHVSRIRQKIEKDARDPVLLKTVRLGGYIFTATVEEA encoded by the coding sequence ATGCAGGCTGCGGCAAGCTCCGGCCGGATCGATCTGAACGCCGAGTTCAAATCGGCGAGGCAAGGCCCGCATATCCTCATTGTCGAAGACGATATCGAGATCGCGCGGATGCTGGGCGAGACGCTCACTGAAAACGGCATGATCGTCGAAATCGCCGGCAACGGCGCCCGCATGAACGCCGCGCTTCGCAACCAGAAATTCGATCTCATCGTGCTCGATATCATGCTGCCTGGCGAGAACGGCCTCAGCATCTGCCGCCGGCTCCGTGCGCACACGAACGTTCCGATCCTGATGCTGACCGCGCTTGGCGAGGAAATCGACCGCATCTTCGGACTGGAAATCGGCGCCGACGACTACGTGACCAAACCGTTCAGCGCGCGCGAACTGACGGCAAGGATAAGGGCGCTGCTGCGCCGCACGGCCTACGCTCCCGACGAACGGGACCGGACAAAGGTGCTTCGCTTCAACGGCTGGCGCCTCGATCCCGTTCGCCGGCAATTGCATGATCCCAGCAATGCGCGGGTTGCGACCACGACGCATGAATTCGATCTTCTGCTGGCGTTTTGCCGCAATGCGGGCCGGGTTCTGTCGCGCGAGGAGCTTCTCAGCGTCACCCATGCCGGGCTTGCCGGGCCGATCGAGCGAAGCGTCGATGTCCATGTCAGCCGGATCCGCCAGAAGATCGAAAAGGATGCGCGCGATCCGGTTCTTCTCAAAACTGTCCGGCTGGGTGGCTATATCTTCACCGCCACGGTGGAGGAAGCGTGA
- a CDS encoding sensor histidine kinase, whose amino-acid sequence MRDLVSRFLPQSVRGQFAAIIFMAVIAIMSAGSVVEGLIDNVDLPVVDDSARRAAVVAALLRETPTEARGAVLAAATRAGFDFKILPRELVSTIPDSYLQWRSITWLLQIESSSIAGRWIRIGGQYAFVIDLDQQSVLAHFGMPDSWLTSGFVRVSFYRFMAFVALPVLLWLFAVWAVTEPLKRISNAVGEAEIENGNELFAERGSIEMVGLARALNRMRTRIRTMIENRTRMLRSVSHDLRTPLTRLRLRAERMDDGPVRTAILSDVRHIEDLIDETLTYLRNDVSTEKLQRADIASVLQTVCAEFSDVGFSVSYSGPDRLLGWCKPNALARAITNLCDNGVKFAGNVTVALMQTDTAARIAVGDDGPGISMTARSRVFEPFFKEDMSRGVASKHGFGLGLSIVADIIQGHGGKIELHDNQPSGLVVSVDLPNGPEVQPL is encoded by the coding sequence GTGAGGGATTTGGTCAGCCGCTTCCTGCCGCAGTCGGTGCGTGGGCAGTTCGCTGCGATCATTTTCATGGCGGTGATCGCGATCATGTCCGCCGGATCGGTCGTCGAAGGCTTGATAGACAATGTCGACCTTCCCGTCGTGGACGACAGCGCCAGGCGGGCTGCCGTTGTCGCTGCCTTGTTGCGCGAAACGCCAACCGAAGCCCGCGGCGCTGTTCTGGCCGCGGCGACACGCGCCGGCTTTGATTTCAAGATCCTGCCCAGGGAACTGGTCAGCACTATTCCAGATTCCTATCTGCAATGGCGAAGCATCACATGGCTTCTGCAGATCGAGAGCAGTTCGATCGCTGGGCGCTGGATAAGGATCGGCGGCCAATACGCGTTTGTTATCGATCTGGACCAGCAGAGCGTCCTGGCACATTTCGGCATGCCCGATTCCTGGCTGACCTCAGGCTTCGTCCGTGTCTCGTTCTACAGGTTCATGGCTTTCGTCGCCTTGCCCGTGCTGCTCTGGCTGTTTGCGGTCTGGGCCGTGACGGAGCCGTTGAAGCGCATCTCGAACGCTGTGGGGGAAGCCGAGATCGAGAATGGCAACGAGCTTTTCGCCGAACGCGGCTCCATCGAAATGGTCGGCCTGGCCCGCGCGCTGAACAGGATGCGAACGCGTATCCGCACCATGATCGAGAACCGCACGCGCATGCTGCGCAGCGTCAGTCATGATCTGCGCACGCCGTTGACGCGGTTGCGGCTTCGCGCCGAGCGCATGGATGACGGCCCCGTTCGAACCGCCATCCTGTCCGACGTCCGGCACATCGAGGACCTGATCGACGAGACCCTGACCTATCTGCGCAACGACGTCTCGACGGAAAAGCTGCAGCGGGCCGACATAGCCAGCGTGCTGCAGACCGTCTGCGCCGAATTTTCCGATGTCGGGTTTTCGGTTTCCTATTCCGGGCCGGACAGGCTTCTGGGCTGGTGCAAGCCCAATGCGCTGGCGCGCGCCATCACCAATCTTTGCGACAACGGCGTCAAATTCGCCGGCAACGTCACCGTCGCATTGATGCAGACCGACACGGCGGCGCGCATCGCGGTTGGCGACGATGGGCCGGGAATTTCGATGACTGCGCGCTCCCGCGTTTTCGAACCCTTCTTCAAGGAGGACATGTCGCGCGGCGTTGCGTCCAAACACGGTTTCGGTCTGGGTCTCTCGATCGTGGCGGATATCATCCAGGGCCACGGCGGCAAGATCGAGTTGCACGACAACCAGCCAAGCGGCCTCGTCGTGAGCGTCGATCTGCCGAATGGACCCGAGGTCCAGCCGTTATAG
- the lipB gene encoding lipoyl(octanoyl) transferase LipB yields the protein MTQRSQIATSFLPLPGSAPVEWRIEPGLTAYPDALAFMEARAEAIRSGGAGEMVWLVEHPPLYTAGTSARIEDLIEPDRFPVFSAGRGGEYTYHGPGQRVAYVMLDLKRRREDVRAFVAALEQWIIGTLAAFNVRGERREDRVGVWVVRPDRPRLPDGSPAEDKIAAIGIRLRRWVSFHGIAINVEPELTHFGGIVPCGVQDHGVTSLVDLGLPVGMADLDLALKSAFEDVFGPVAALPAEVARKTG from the coding sequence ATGACACAACGCAGCCAGATCGCCACGTCGTTCCTGCCGCTCCCCGGTTCGGCACCGGTCGAGTGGCGCATCGAGCCCGGCCTTACCGCCTATCCCGATGCGCTCGCCTTCATGGAAGCGCGGGCCGAGGCGATCCGCAGCGGCGGCGCCGGCGAAATGGTCTGGCTTGTCGAGCATCCCCCGCTTTACACCGCCGGCACCAGCGCCCGCATCGAGGATTTGATCGAGCCCGACCGCTTTCCCGTCTTTTCGGCCGGCCGCGGCGGCGAATACACCTATCATGGGCCAGGCCAGCGGGTCGCCTATGTCATGCTCGACCTGAAGCGGCGGCGCGAGGATGTGCGCGCTTTCGTCGCCGCGCTCGAACAGTGGATCATCGGCACGCTCGCCGCCTTCAACGTGCGCGGCGAACGCCGCGAGGACCGGGTTGGCGTCTGGGTGGTGCGGCCCGATCGCCCTCGCCTGCCGGACGGCTCGCCCGCCGAGGACAAGATCGCCGCAATAGGCATTAGGCTGCGGCGTTGGGTGAGCTTTCACGGCATCGCCATCAATGTCGAACCTGAGCTAACCCATTTCGGCGGCATCGTTCCCTGCGGCGTGCAGGACCACGGCGTCACCAGCCTCGTCGACCTCGGACTGCCCGTCGGCATGGCCGACCTGGATCTGGCGCTGAAATCAGCCTTCGAGGATGTGTTCGGCCCCGTTGCGGCTTTGCCTGCCGAGGTCGCCCGCAAGACGGGTTGA
- a CDS encoding GYD domain-containing protein, whose protein sequence is MAYYVLLSNFTDQGIKTIRDTQKRAEAFKAMASKSGIKVHTLLWTLGQYDVVAIAEADDDIAATALALSIASLGNIRTQTLRAFDTADMAKIMAKMA, encoded by the coding sequence ATGGCTTACTACGTATTGCTGTCGAATTTCACAGATCAAGGTATCAAGACCATAAGGGATACTCAGAAGCGTGCTGAGGCCTTCAAGGCGATGGCCAGCAAAAGCGGTATCAAGGTTCACACCCTGTTGTGGACACTTGGCCAATATGATGTCGTGGCGATTGCCGAAGCGGACGATGACATTGCAGCGACGGCACTAGCTCTGTCGATCGCATCGCTAGGCAACATAAGAACTCAGACACTGAGGGCGTTCGACACGGCAGATATGGCCAAGATAATGGCAAAGATGGCCTGA
- a CDS encoding ABC transporter ATP-binding protein — protein MAGGSPRSGRSLEVRVVAEVIIELKSVERHYVQGPRKLTILNGADFSLKRGEMVALVAPSGTGKSTLLHTAGLLERPDAGDVILAGRACGRLSDDERTAIRRNDVGFVYQFHHLLPEFSALENIMMPQLIKGLPRKEAAERAAQLLDYMQIGKRASHRPSELSGGEQQRVAIARAVANAPLVLLADEPTGNLDPVTASYVFEALGALVKQSGLAALIATHNHELASRMDRRVTLADGKVVPL, from the coding sequence ATGGCGGGCGGCTCGCCTCGATCCGGTCGAAGCCTTGAGGTACGAGTAGTGGCCGAGGTCATTATCGAGCTGAAGAGCGTCGAGCGGCACTATGTCCAAGGGCCGCGCAAGCTCACTATTTTGAACGGCGCCGATTTCTCGCTGAAGCGCGGCGAGATGGTGGCGCTGGTGGCGCCATCGGGCACCGGCAAGTCGACGCTGCTGCACACGGCAGGCCTGCTGGAGCGCCCCGACGCCGGCGACGTGATCCTGGCTGGACGGGCCTGCGGGCGGCTCTCCGATGATGAACGCACTGCGATCCGCCGCAACGATGTCGGCTTCGTCTACCAGTTCCATCATCTGCTGCCGGAGTTTTCCGCGCTGGAAAACATCATGATGCCGCAGCTCATCAAGGGCCTGCCGCGCAAGGAAGCGGCCGAGCGCGCCGCGCAACTGCTCGACTATATGCAGATCGGCAAGCGCGCCTCGCACCGTCCGTCCGAACTCTCCGGCGGCGAACAGCAACGCGTCGCCATTGCCCGCGCCGTGGCCAACGCCCCGCTGGTGCTGCTGGCGGACGAGCCGACCGGCAATCTCGACCCGGTCACCGCCTCCTATGTCTTCGAGGCGCTGGGCGCGCTGGTCAAGCAATCGGGCCTCGCGGCGCTGATCGCCACCCACAATCACGAGCTGGCATCGCGCATGGACCGCCGCGTCACGCTCGCCGACGGCAAGGTCGTGCCGCTTTAG
- a CDS encoding lipoprotein-releasing ABC transporter permease subunit produces MSEAAAARSAGAGPFSFFERTVAWRYLRSRRKETVISVIASISFLGIMLGVATLIVVMAVMNGFRAELLTRILGVNGHLIVQPLDSPLEDYAQVAGRINGVPGVKYAIPLIDGQVLAQGNVGGGTGALVRGIRGEDLGKIAIVANNIKQGSLASFDSGEGVAIGKRMAQNLGLTLGDTITLISPDGDVTPIGTTPRMKGYKIAAIFEVGMSEYDTSIVYMPFSEAQLYFNMDGRAQTIEIYVDNPDNVDALKPKVEEAAQRPIDMVDWRQRNETFFSALQVERNVMFMILTLIVLVAALNIISGLIMLVKDKGHDIAILRTMGASRGAILRIFLMTGAAIGVTGTLAGVLLGVVICTNIESIRQFFSWMTGKVLFNPELYFLSQLPAKMDPRETTYVIIMALGLSFLATVFPAWRAARLDPVEALRYE; encoded by the coding sequence ATGAGCGAGGCGGCGGCGGCAAGATCGGCGGGCGCCGGCCCGTTCTCCTTCTTCGAGCGCACGGTTGCCTGGCGCTATTTGCGCTCGCGGCGCAAGGAGACGGTGATCTCGGTCATCGCCTCGATCTCTTTCCTCGGCATCATGCTGGGGGTGGCGACGCTGATCGTCGTCATGGCCGTGATGAACGGGTTCCGCGCCGAACTTTTGACGCGCATCCTTGGCGTCAACGGCCATCTGATCGTGCAGCCGCTCGATTCGCCGCTTGAGGACTACGCCCAGGTCGCCGGCCGCATCAACGGCGTGCCCGGCGTCAAATACGCCATTCCGCTGATCGACGGCCAAGTGCTGGCGCAAGGCAATGTCGGCGGCGGCACCGGCGCGCTGGTGCGCGGTATCAGGGGCGAAGATCTCGGCAAGATCGCCATCGTCGCCAACAACATCAAGCAGGGTTCGCTCGCCAGTTTCGATTCGGGCGAGGGCGTCGCCATCGGCAAGCGCATGGCGCAGAATCTCGGCCTGACGCTCGGCGACACCATCACGCTCATCTCGCCCGATGGCGACGTGACGCCGATCGGCACGACGCCGCGCATGAAAGGCTACAAGATCGCGGCGATCTTCGAAGTCGGTATGTCGGAGTATGACACGTCCATCGTCTACATGCCGTTCTCCGAAGCGCAGCTCTATTTCAACATGGATGGCCGCGCGCAGACGATCGAAATCTATGTCGACAATCCCGACAATGTCGACGCGCTGAAACCGAAGGTGGAAGAGGCGGCGCAGCGGCCGATCGACATGGTCGACTGGCGCCAGCGTAACGAGACGTTCTTTTCCGCCCTGCAGGTCGAGCGCAACGTCATGTTCATGATCCTGACGCTGATCGTGCTGGTGGCGGCGCTCAACATCATTTCGGGACTGATCATGCTGGTGAAGGACAAGGGGCACGACATCGCCATCCTGCGCACCATGGGCGCCTCGCGCGGCGCCATCCTGCGCATCTTCCTGATGACGGGGGCGGCGATCGGCGTCACCGGCACGCTCGCCGGCGTGCTGCTCGGCGTCGTCATCTGCACCAACATAGAATCGATCCGCCAGTTCTTCTCCTGGATGACCGGCAAGGTGCTGTTCAATCCGGAGCTCTATTTCCTCAGCCAGCTGCCGGCGAAGATGGATCCGCGCGAGACGACCTATGTCATCATCATGGCGCTTGGGCTGTCCTTCCTGGCAACGGTGTTTCCGGCATGGCGGGCGGCTCGCCTCGATCCGGTCGAAGCCTTGAGGTACGAGTAG
- the proS gene encoding proline--tRNA ligase yields MRLSRYFLPILKENPREAEIVSHRLMLRAGMIRQQGQGSFSWLPLGKRVLDKVCQIIREEQNRAGALEILMPTIQSADLWRESGRYNDYGKEMLRIKDRQDRDMLYGPTNEEMVTEIFRAYVKSYKDLPLNLYHIQWKFRDEVRPRFGVMRSREFLMKDAYSFDLDFEGARSAYNRMFVSYLRTFTRMGLQAIPMRADTGPIGGDLSHEFIILADTGESQVFCHRDYLSLAVPGANTDFANDGEIADIVKTWTTPYAATDEMHDEAAWEKVPESDKVSARGIEVGHIFHFGEKYSKPMGAKVTGPDGKDHFASGGSYGIGPSRLVAAIIEASHDENGIIWPDAVAPFDIGLINMKVGDADCDRVSEELNAAFTAAGKDVLYDDTDQRPGGKFATADLIGLPWQVIVGPRGVAAGEVEIKNRRTGERETLPIADAKKRFGVAA; encoded by the coding sequence ATGCGTTTGTCGCGCTATTTCCTGCCTATCCTCAAAGAAAATCCGCGCGAGGCCGAGATCGTCTCACATCGGCTGATGCTGCGTGCCGGCATGATCCGCCAGCAGGGGCAGGGCAGTTTTTCCTGGCTGCCACTTGGCAAGCGGGTGCTGGACAAGGTCTGCCAGATCATCCGCGAGGAGCAGAACCGCGCCGGCGCGCTGGAGATCCTGATGCCGACCATCCAGTCGGCCGATCTGTGGCGCGAAAGCGGCCGCTACAATGACTATGGCAAGGAGATGCTGCGCATCAAGGACCGCCAGGATCGCGACATGCTCTACGGCCCGACCAACGAGGAAATGGTCACCGAGATCTTCCGCGCCTATGTGAAATCCTACAAGGATTTGCCGCTCAACCTCTACCACATCCAGTGGAAGTTCCGTGACGAGGTGCGGCCGCGCTTCGGCGTCATGCGTTCGCGCGAGTTCCTGATGAAGGACGCCTATTCCTTCGACCTCGACTTCGAGGGCGCGAGGTCTGCATACAACCGGATGTTCGTCTCCTACCTCAGGACCTTTACCCGCATGGGCCTGCAGGCGATTCCCATGCGCGCCGACACCGGGCCGATCGGCGGCGACCTCAGCCACGAATTCATCATCCTGGCCGATACCGGCGAAAGCCAGGTTTTCTGCCATCGTGACTATCTTTCGCTTGCCGTGCCGGGCGCCAATACCGATTTCGCCAATGACGGCGAGATCGCGGATATCGTCAAGACATGGACGACGCCCTACGCCGCCACCGACGAGATGCATGACGAAGCCGCCTGGGAAAAGGTGCCCGAGAGCGACAAGGTTTCGGCACGCGGCATCGAGGTTGGCCACATCTTCCATTTCGGCGAGAAGTATTCCAAGCCGATGGGCGCCAAGGTGACCGGACCGGACGGCAAGGACCATTTCGCCTCCGGCGGCTCCTACGGCATCGGCCCGTCGCGCCTGGTCGCGGCGATCATCGAAGCCAGCCATGATGAGAACGGCATCATCTGGCCCGACGCCGTGGCGCCGTTCGACATCGGCCTGATCAACATGAAAGTGGGCGACGCCGATTGCGACCGTGTCAGCGAAGAGCTGAATGCCGCCTTCACCGCGGCCGGCAAGGATGTTCTCTATGACGACACCGACCAGCGGCCGGGCGGCAAGTTCGCCACAGCCGACCTGATCGGGCTGCCCTGGCAAGTGATCGTCGGACCGCGCGGCGTGGCCGCCGGCGAGGTCGAGATCAAGAATCGCAGGACCGGCGAACGCGAAACGCTGCCCATCGCCGACGCGAAAAAACGCTTTGGTGTCGCCGCATGA